In the genome of Methanobrevibacter sp. TMH8, one region contains:
- a CDS encoding OB-fold nucleic acid binding domain-containing protein: protein MDNEIIEEYEKIRDKISEEEFLEKMKEKKKDYEDISFMSDLDIARTVVGEYITEKNEHRSENEEHLMDKISKLESGAQNLSVIGRIMGISNPKVFTSRKGKVGKLANLKIADDTGEIRAVLWTENIKLLKQINEGDVVQINKVDVKDGYRPGTKEIHLTPRSTIDVLDSEDYLDLPEYEEPITLISDIEPDTEVNIIARLIRLPKIRTYEKNGKEGQVASLELQDETGKISYTLWNKDTDLINSLELNEGDSLKILSASARERNGEISLSHWDGRIIKGDFEVPEYEDKVLKIAEVQEMKDVSLIGLVTKIQDTIEFDRADGSKGAVKSIEIADDTGSIRVTLWGDDTNLEINKGDIIKITGGNIEFDEYTETGYRVNTNWNTQIITDPDEENNLIDVLKEYQAQLGPIKVEQVQLIEEDGEEVDVLGRIINMNDPREFQRDDGTTGLVRSGDLADETGMIRLSFWDEKAQNNFEPGKAFLIENARTRMGLYAVELNIGKTARVIELAEEDTGDLPSFTELEDMIYTLKKIEDLEEDDVNVKVIARIVDIQEPNEFQRQDGTPGLLRNMEIGDDTGIIRTTLWNEQAEIQYEVGDALKIENPRVSFRNDQLELSISNSTKITKANEDDLKDLPSFEELEEILYVSKNIADLEDDDKNVKIQGNLGDTFGNNILSARCPNCNNRLEQLDDEYVCDYCGEDVEKPRYLLMIPARIEDDTGDISITFFGKLAEKLLDMTTDEAAEIVEDSADEGVLEGKVENLAGLGIKIIADVNFDEYNEEIRLNPKKIISTEL from the coding sequence ATGGATAATGAAATAATTGAAGAATATGAAAAAATTAGGGATAAAATCTCTGAAGAAGAATTTTTAGAGAAAATGAAGGAAAAAAAGAAAGATTATGAAGATATAAGTTTTATGAGTGATCTTGACATAGCTAGGACTGTTGTGGGGGAATATATCACTGAAAAAAATGAACATAGATCTGAAAATGAAGAACATCTTATGGACAAAATATCTAAGTTAGAATCTGGTGCTCAAAATTTAAGTGTCATCGGTCGTATAATGGGTATTTCGAATCCTAAAGTATTTACAAGCAGAAAAGGGAAAGTTGGAAAACTAGCTAATTTAAAAATTGCTGATGATACTGGGGAAATTAGGGCTGTTCTATGGACAGAAAACATAAAACTTTTAAAACAGATTAATGAGGGGGATGTTGTTCAAATAAACAAGGTAGATGTTAAAGATGGATACAGGCCAGGGACCAAAGAAATTCATTTAACTCCTCGATCAACTATTGATGTTTTAGATAGTGAAGATTATTTAGATTTGCCTGAATATGAAGAACCTATAACTCTTATTTCTGATATTGAACCAGATACTGAAGTAAATATCATAGCTAGACTTATAAGACTTCCTAAAATTAGGACTTATGAGAAAAACGGAAAAGAAGGGCAAGTAGCTTCTTTAGAACTTCAAGATGAAACTGGAAAAATTAGCTATACATTATGGAACAAAGATACAGACTTAATCAACAGCCTAGAATTAAATGAGGGGGATTCTCTAAAAATACTCTCTGCATCTGCACGTGAACGAAATGGTGAGATTTCTTTAAGCCATTGGGATGGAAGGATAATAAAAGGAGATTTTGAAGTTCCAGAATATGAAGATAAAGTATTAAAAATAGCTGAAGTACAAGAAATGAAAGATGTTTCTTTAATTGGCCTAGTTACTAAAATCCAAGATACTATTGAGTTTGATAGAGCTGATGGTTCTAAAGGTGCAGTTAAATCTATTGAAATAGCTGATGATACAGGTTCTATCAGAGTAACTCTTTGGGGAGATGACACTAATTTGGAAATCAACAAAGGAGATATAATTAAAATAACTGGTGGAAATATTGAATTTGATGAATATACTGAAACTGGATATAGAGTTAATACAAATTGGAATACTCAGATTATAACAGATCCTGATGAAGAAAATAATTTAATTGATGTTTTAAAAGAATATCAAGCTCAATTAGGCCCAATTAAAGTTGAACAAGTTCAACTTATAGAAGAAGATGGTGAGGAAGTGGATGTTCTTGGTAGAATTATAAATATGAATGATCCGAGAGAATTCCAAAGAGATGATGGAACAACTGGTCTTGTTAGATCTGGAGATTTGGCAGATGAAACAGGAATGATCAGGCTTTCGTTTTGGGATGAAAAAGCTCAAAATAATTTTGAACCTGGAAAAGCTTTCTTAATTGAAAATGCTAGAACTAGAATGGGTCTTTATGCTGTTGAATTAAATATAGGAAAAACAGCAAGAGTAATAGAATTGGCTGAAGAAGATACTGGAGATTTACCTTCATTTACAGAACTTGAAGATATGATTTACACTCTCAAAAAAATTGAAGATTTAGAAGAAGATGATGTAAATGTAAAAGTAATAGCTAGAATCGTCGATATTCAAGAACCTAATGAATTCCAAAGACAAGATGGAACTCCGGGCCTCCTTAGAAATATGGAAATAGGGGATGATACTGGAATTATAAGAACAACTCTTTGGAATGAACAAGCAGAAATCCAATATGAAGTAGGGGATGCTTTAAAAATTGAAAATCCTCGTGTATCTTTTAGAAATGATCAGCTTGAATTAAGTATAAGTAACAGTACTAAAATTACTAAAGCAAATGAGGATGATTTAAAAGATTTACCTTCATTTGAAGAATTAGAAGAAATATTATATGTATCTAAAAATATAGCTGATTTAGAAGATGATGATAAAAATGTTAAAATCCAAGGAAATCTAGGAGATACTTTTGGTAACAATATTCTTTCTGCAAGATGTCCTAATTGTAATAATAGATTAGAACAACTTGATGATGAATATGTCTGTGATTATTGTGGTGAAGATGTTGAAAAACCAAGATATCTTTTAATGATTCCAGCAAGGATTGAAGATGATACTGGTGATATTTCCATTACTTTCTTTGGAAAGTTGGCTGAAAAATTACTTGATATGACTACTGATGAAGCAGCTGAAATCGTAGAAGATAGTGCTGATGAAGGTGTTTTAGAAGGTAAAGTTGAAAATTTAGCTGGACTTGGTATAAAAATTATTGCAGATGTTAATTTTGATGAATATAATGAAGAAATTAGATTGAATCCTAAAAAGATTATTTCTACAGAATTGTAA
- a CDS encoding AEC family transporter, with translation MADVLSTIIVILIMIFLGYFLKRINLLNTKDIDVLNKLVINVAMPCLIFSSLYVADLSNITNLAVMPMITLIVGAISGLMVFIVLTFKGYSKKQKWSVIVPVAIGNTAFLGFPMVLGVFGQTGLIRAIFSDMGTLIMFLSLSIILMANFGGTFKEVIKRILSFPVLWAVILGVSFNLFNIPIGGIATDVIGYLAAAAIPIIMISLGISLQFEGFLRNLKEAGLAVIVKLFLAPLIAFIIVNLLGISGMGYTIAIVEAAMPSGMLTLVLAINYKLDFKLSADCAIVTTIFSLITLPIIIGII, from the coding sequence ATGGCTGATGTGTTAAGTACAATAATTGTTATTTTAATAATGATTTTTTTGGGGTATTTTTTAAAAAGAATAAATTTACTCAATACAAAAGACATTGATGTTTTAAACAAGCTTGTTATTAATGTAGCTATGCCTTGTCTTATTTTTTCTTCTTTATATGTAGCAGATTTATCAAACATAACTAATTTGGCTGTAATGCCGATGATTACTCTTATTGTAGGAGCAATTTCGGGTCTAATGGTTTTCATAGTTCTTACATTTAAGGGATATTCTAAAAAACAAAAATGGAGTGTAATTGTCCCAGTTGCAATTGGAAATACTGCATTTCTTGGATTTCCAATGGTATTAGGAGTTTTTGGTCAAACAGGTTTAATTAGAGCTATATTTTCTGATATGGGAACTCTAATAATGTTCCTTTCTCTTAGTATAATATTAATGGCAAATTTTGGTGGAACCTTTAAGGAAGTTATTAAAAGGATTTTAAGTTTTCCAGTTCTTTGGGCAGTTATTTTAGGAGTTAGTTTTAATCTTTTTAATATTCCCATTGGGGGAATAGCTACTGATGTTATTGGATATTTAGCTGCGGCAGCAATTCCTATTATAATGATATCTCTTGGTATTTCTCTACAATTTGAAGGATTTTTGAGAAATTTAAAAGAAGCTGGATTAGCTGTAATTGTTAAATTGTTTTTAGCACCATTAATTGCTTTTATTATTGTAAATCTTTTAGGAATTTCTGGAATGGGGTATACTATAGCTATTGTTGAAGCAGCAATGCCTTCTGGAATGTTAACTTTAGTTTTAGCTATTAATTATAAATTAGACTTTAAGCTATCTGCTGATTGTGCCATTGTTACTACTATTTTTAGTTTAATTACATTACCAATTATTATTGGTATTATATAA
- the radA gene encoding DNA repair and recombination protein RadA: protein MVELEELPSVGEKTAQKLRDAGFADMMRLATATAKELAVKAEIGEGVAEKVIEAARKAESIDFETAFDVMERRRDVGRITVGSEAFNELIGGGIETQSITEVFGEFGSGKSQISHELAVTVQLPRDKGGLDGECVFIDTENTFRPERIDQIAAGFDMDPEEVLQKIHIARAFNSSHQILMADKINELIQSGVNIKLVIVDSLMAHFRAEYVGRESLATRQQKLNQHLHALQNIANTYNVAVFITNQVQARPDAFFGSPTKAIGGHVLGHASTYRIWLKKGLAGKRIARLVDSPHLPEGECVFKITSDGIVD, encoded by the coding sequence ATGGTTGAACTTGAAGAATTGCCTAGTGTCGGTGAAAAAACCGCGCAAAAATTAAGAGATGCTGGGTTTGCTGACATGATGAGGTTAGCCACGGCCACAGCCAAAGAATTAGCTGTAAAAGCAGAGATTGGTGAAGGAGTAGCTGAAAAAGTTATTGAAGCAGCTAGAAAAGCTGAATCCATTGATTTTGAAACTGCTTTTGATGTAATGGAACGAAGACGTGATGTAGGAAGAATTACAGTAGGGAGTGAAGCTTTCAATGAATTAATTGGTGGAGGAATTGAAACTCAATCAATCACTGAAGTATTTGGTGAATTTGGGTCTGGTAAAAGTCAAATTTCTCATGAATTAGCTGTTACAGTTCAACTTCCAAGAGATAAAGGTGGTCTTGATGGAGAATGTGTATTTATTGATACTGAAAATACCTTCCGTCCTGAAAGAATAGATCAAATTGCTGCTGGATTTGACATGGATCCAGAAGAAGTTCTTCAAAAAATTCATATAGCTAGAGCTTTTAATTCATCTCATCAAATCTTAATGGCTGATAAAATTAATGAATTGATTCAAAGTGGAGTAAATATAAAATTAGTCATTGTGGATTCATTAATGGCACATTTTAGAGCAGAGTACGTTGGAAGAGAGTCTTTAGCTACAAGACAACAGAAATTAAATCAACACTTACATGCACTTCAAAATATAGCTAATACTTATAATGTAGCTGTCTTCATTACAAATCAAGTGCAAGCAAGGCCAGATGCTTTCTTTGGAAGTCCAACAAAAGCTATTGGTGGTCATGTTTTAGGTCATGCTTCTACTTATAGAATTTGGCTTAAAAAAGGTTTAGCAGGCAAAAGAATTGCTAGATTAGTTGATTCTCCTCATTTACCTGAAGGTGAATGTGTATTTAAAATCACATCTGATGGTATTGTGGATTAA
- a CDS encoding CoB--CoM heterodisulfide reductase iron-sulfur subunit A family protein — protein sequence MAEERDVSNEEPRIGVYVCHCGINIGGVVDVPAVAEYAKTLPNVVIAKDYKYYCSDPGQQVIQDDIKEHNLNRIVVAACSPRLHEPTFRRCVREAGLNQFLFEFANLREHDSWVHMGEPEAATEKAKDLTRMAVAKARLLEPLEASVVSVDNKAMVIGGGVAGIQSALDLADMGFQTYMIEKQPTIGGRMGQLDKTFPTLDCSMCILAPKMVDVGKHENIELMTYSEVREVDGYIGNFKVKVEKKPRYIDEELCVGCGSCVEVCPIEMPNYFDEGIGMVKAAYIPFPQAVPLCATIDKDYCIECKLCDQICERGAVKHDQESEFVDIEVGTIIVATGYDPYNPTEKLEYGYGAHSNVITAMEIERMINASGPTEGHVVKPSDHKTPKRVAFIHCVGSRDEQIGKPYCSRVCCMYSMKNAQLIIDHEPDTEVTLYYMDIRAFGKGFEEFYKNSQEKYGIKFVRGRPSEVIENDDLTLTVRGEDTLLNTVTEYDYDLVVLSVGLVPPEGSETLRQTIGLSKSGDGFLMEAHPKLRPVDTLTDGVYLAGVAQGPKDIPDAVAQGSGAAARAAIPMVKGEVEIEPIIATTDADVCGACEVCVELCPYGAVSIEDDQATVNVALCKGCGTCVGACPSGAMDQNHFKTDQIMAQIEAALEDGK from the coding sequence ATGGCAGAAGAAAGAGATGTTTCAAATGAAGAACCACGTATAGGGGTATATGTTTGCCACTGTGGTATAAATATTGGTGGGGTCGTCGACGTCCCAGCAGTCGCAGAGTATGCAAAAACTCTTCCTAATGTGGTTATTGCAAAAGATTATAAATATTACTGTTCTGACCCAGGTCAACAAGTAATTCAAGATGACATTAAAGAACACAACCTCAACAGAATTGTTGTAGCTGCATGTTCTCCAAGACTTCACGAACCTACATTCAGAAGATGTGTAAGAGAAGCTGGATTAAATCAATTCTTGTTTGAATTTGCTAACTTAAGAGAGCACGATTCTTGGGTACACATGGGTGAACCTGAAGCTGCTACTGAAAAAGCAAAAGATTTAACAAGAATGGCAGTAGCTAAAGCTAGACTCCTTGAGCCTTTAGAAGCTTCCGTTGTATCTGTAGACAACAAAGCTATGGTTATTGGTGGGGGAGTAGCTGGTATTCAGTCTGCTCTTGATTTAGCTGATATGGGATTCCAAACCTACATGATAGAAAAACAACCTACTATTGGAGGAAGAATGGGACAATTGGATAAAACGTTCCCAACATTGGATTGTTCAATGTGTATTCTCGCTCCTAAGATGGTGGATGTTGGTAAGCATGAAAACATCGAACTTATGACTTACTCTGAAGTAAGAGAAGTAGATGGATATATTGGTAACTTTAAAGTAAAAGTAGAGAAAAAACCAAGATACATTGATGAAGAACTTTGTGTTGGTTGCGGATCTTGTGTAGAAGTATGCCCTATTGAAATGCCAAACTACTTTGATGAAGGTATTGGTATGGTAAAAGCTGCATACATTCCATTCCCACAAGCAGTACCATTATGTGCTACTATTGATAAAGATTATTGTATTGAATGTAAGCTTTGTGATCAAATCTGTGAACGTGGAGCTGTTAAACATGACCAAGAATCTGAATTTGTAGATATTGAAGTAGGTACTATTATTGTAGCTACTGGTTATGATCCATATAACCCTACAGAAAAATTAGAATATGGTTATGGAGCTCACAGTAATGTAATTACAGCTATGGAAATCGAAAGGATGATTAATGCATCTGGTCCTACTGAAGGACATGTTGTTAAACCATCTGATCATAAAACTCCAAAACGTGTTGCATTTATCCATTGTGTTGGTTCAAGAGATGAACAAATCGGTAAACCTTACTGTTCAAGAGTATGTTGTATGTACTCCATGAAAAATGCTCAATTAATTATTGACCATGAACCTGATACTGAAGTAACTCTCTACTACATGGATATCAGAGCTTTCGGTAAAGGATTTGAAGAGTTCTACAAAAATTCCCAAGAAAAATATGGAATCAAGTTTGTAAGAGGTCGACCTTCTGAAGTTATTGAAAATGATGATTTAACTTTAACAGTTAGAGGGGAAGATACATTACTTAATACTGTAACTGAATATGATTATGATTTAGTTGTTTTAAGTGTTGGTCTCGTACCTCCTGAAGGATCTGAAACTTTAAGGCAAACTATTGGTTTATCTAAGAGTGGAGACGGTTTCTTAATGGAAGCTCACCCAAAACTCAGACCTGTTGACACATTAACTGATGGTGTTTACTTAGCTGGTGTTGCTCAAGGACCTAAGGATATTCCTGATGCAGTTGCACAAGGTTCTGGTGCAGCAGCTCGTGCAGCTATCCCTATGGTTAAAGGTGAAGTGGAAATTGAACCTATTATCGCTACAACTGATGCAGATGTTTGTGGAGCATGTGAAGTTTGTGTTGAACTTTGTCCATATGGTGCAGTATCTATTGAAGATGATCAAGCTACTGTTAATGTTGCTTTATGTAAAGGATGCGGTACATGTGTAGGTGCATGTCCATCTGGAGCTATGGATCAAAACCACTTCAAAACAGACCAAATCATGGCACAAATCGAAGCTGCTCTTGAAGACGGTAAATAA